GACCAAGTGCGTGCCTTAGACATGATCACTCGAAGACAGTGGCCCGTTGTGGAGATGTGGCCTCGAATGGTACAGTCACACTCAAAGACCACACGACCCAACGCATACGTTGGGAGCATCAAAGTTACTCTCCCCAGAGATCTACTGATTCACAGACCCAATCTCCGTTCTACAGCCAAAACGCGGATCTCCCAACGCCATGTCCAGCCCAGCAGCCGTTCAAATGCCCAAACGAAAGCACAGTGACATAGCAGGCTGCTCATGATCGGCAGGGCCATGAGACCAAATCCTCTCAGCCCGACCGTTTGTTTTTCGATAACGGAAGGATTGCATCATTCGTTCTTTACGGTATCAAACAGGATTCCATGATGGAACCTTTTTGACCTGCAGACAGCCGGACGGGCGCCAGCTGAATGGGGGGCCACGCCGGTCAAGTCCTTCAGGCATCCTTTCATTACCCCTTAAACCCTTTTTGGTCCGGTTGCTCGCAGAATCCGGGATGGCAAGACGTTGGAGTAGCAGTCCATCATGTTTTCGACTCACCTGAAATCGTGCTTAGAGGAATATGTATGTATAAGCATAACCGCCGATCATTTCTCGTTGCTTTTCGGAGGCGAAAATAGCAAGAGGATTAATCATCGTGTCATCACGAGCATCAGGCACAGTATCCAAAATAGCCCAAGCCCCCAAGCCTAAGGAAGCTGTAAACAAAAAGAACTAGCCAAGATCTCGATCCTTTTGGTTTTTGGTGCTTCGGAATTAGGACGCCATGGGGGAGGGTTCGTGGTTGCAAAGGGATGGCCAAGATCGCCGATTTGAGACCCTCTTGCCTCCCCTCTCCTTTGTTCGAGACATCTCGGAGAGATATTGAAGCTTGTCTGGGAACAAAGAGGCTTGTAGAAACTGAATTGAGCTGTAAGCTGTTTTCTGTTGAcgtttttatttttttaaagtttcGGACGTTTTGTTGACTTGCCTCGCCTTTTCTCTGGTATCGTTTCGTCTTCTCGGGCTGGCTGAAGCTAATGACACGTCTCCACCTTGTGTAACGCGACTTTTGGATGGGAGTAAGAGTAGAGTCTTTATCAAAGCGGTTGGTATTGCTGTTATAATCAGTAAAAATACATCTTGTTTAACATATCATAATAATAATGAATGGTCACACGAAGCTGTCGCGTGTCGCTGGTTTGATACTCCCAGATCCGACGCATGTACTTTCTACAGAGCTACAGACAGTCCGGGACGGTGTTTCACGATGCTTGGCGGAAGTGCGTCATAGCTTGGCCGGAGCGGTGGGGACGTGGCGCCGAAGCGAGAAACAGCTTGAACGGCTAGCAGAAGCAAGGAGAGCCTTATCCTTATTgaaagaccaagaccaaggaaATAGGAACAagtttgttttgtttgggCACCCAATGGGGAGGGCATCAACCGttgcaacagcagccaaggCCCAGCAAATAGGCCCAGCATTGGCCCGATAGGCTACGAGGGAGCGAGCCTGGGTCTCCTTTGCTTTGGGTCATAATTCCGCTGgatattttctttcttcccttctttttttttttctctttccacATTTCATGCTGACGTCACGGGCCGATCATATGGCGCCTCACCAATTAGCCAGGCCGGGGACGGCCAAAAAAGTCGCGGCACAGTGTCATGGACGATGGTACGATGTGGGGACGGGCGGGACATTTCAGGGGGTCGCCTCTTACACTGTGTGCGAGTTTTTGGTCCGTTTGGCTCATCGGGCTGCTGTGGTTCGCTGGAGTGGTTTTTTGAGAGGATTGCTTGGGTGCTTGGTTGCTGTGTGCTTGGCTCGGGGTTTGCACAAAGACAAATCTGGTCGGGCATTGAATTGGATGGATTGTTGCGCGGGCCTAATCGGGCAAGTGGGAAGACGCATCCATTTGCGAGCCAGCGAGCGTTGTGTGTCTTGTTCCATGTTCCATATTGGTATGGATACGGTACAATGTcttgggagaagaagagcaaggcgaCGGGTTGAGTTGAGACAGTGACGTAATGAAGCTGCAACTCGACAATGCTCCAACTGCAACGGTACCAGCAATATGTACTTGGTGAGCAAAGACCATTTAGAGactggaagaaaaaagtcaaaagGTCTCCTCTGCTCGTACACCGGGATGGATACGGCTCCTTTTTTTTGGCCGTTGGCTAGCCTAAGATCAGGTAGCCTTTGCGCAGAGGCCAACAGCGGATGCATTAGACGTGCCGCAATCTGGGAGGTGGTTTTTGGTGTGTGTAGAGCCCTCACCCAGTAATATACGGGCAACGGCCAAATCGCCACTGCACTTGAATGACTTGTCGccttgtacggagtacagtatTCGTAAATAACGGTTGCGTGCTAGGAGATTTTGTCGCTGAGTCGGTGAGGCGACTGTCGGCAGAAGTGAGGCAacacgtacgagtactccatACCGAACTGACTTTTGATATGGGATGGATGCGAGTATGGTTGACTTTAGCGACGAATGGGCCTCGTGGCAGATTAGCGAGTATTGTAATTCACGCCGCAGCTACAAATCCAGGTCCCAGCCTTAATACAACATCGCATACGCTACCTTGGCTGCCTACATTCCCCCCGCCGCACACAAAGAGGCTCAATCGCTGCCCGGGAGCTTCCAGAGCCATCATGTCCACCGAGTCTCTCGCACAAGaggagcatcatctccagcattgGGTACGAGCCCGAATACTGTACATACGAGGACCCATGCCTGCAGCGACCCACCTCTTTTTTACTTCTTCACTGCATCTCTCTAGCAGCTGCATTTCCAGTGGCACGCTAAAGCAACCCCCGGGCATCCTCAGAGCCCATACAGTGCGAGCTCGTCATGTCCTTTTCGTCTGGACTTTTTGCTTCCTCTttggaggcaaagaagacggTGCAGCAATTGACTAATCCGGGAGAACACGAACAACCTGAAGCAAAGAGGCTTTTTGAAGCCGTTTTGACTACcaccttttccctcttttttgtggtgctggtgttgatatGAGGAGGAAACACTCGAGCTTCTGAACGCGTGGCTAATGTACTGCTGCCGCATTCATCCTGGACCCCTGAGCTCGCCACATCAAGATGCCCGTGCGAAaactgtactgtactcgtactcagAATGAGTGCCCTGCCTCGATTGGCTGCATCTGGCCTCGCTTTTCCTCCTGGAGACTTTTCAAAGTGGTGCTACCGTCTAATACTCGCCTCGCAGGCAGGCATGCATGAAGCACATACTTGTACAGTACCGACAAGACGAGAAAGCAACTGTACAGCACGCAACGTCTCAGTCAATCATATCATCCCATTCGACACTTCTCGCCGCTCTCGATAGCAAGTATACGGTGTGTGATGGCCGCACACCCGCACGGTCCACACCACCCGTTTTCCCAATCGCGAGATGCGCACCAGCGTCCCGCACAGTGCGGAGGCGGCCAGGGTTTGTCAGCGAAGTCTCTGCAGGCTCCATAATTCATTGCACCCTGGGCTGGTAGCGCTCGTGGCCACTCACAGGCGCCCAAAAGCAGCCCAGCCAGCAAGACCCCCCCAGAAGGGTcagagccgccgccgcccgccttcttttttctgcgCCTTCGTTTTTTCACAACGTCATCTCTGACGTCTTCCTTCCTCCATCGTGCACTCTTCATCACCCTCAGTTACAGCACTTCACAAGCAGCCTTCCGCACCCCCGCCGCAAGCatagcttctgcttctgtgcCAGCGTTTGGCGCCTCGATTCACGGGGAAGCGAATATCATCTTCAGTTTTAATATCCGTGATTTGCAGGTCTAATCGGGGAGAGTCTTCGACGCCTGCTCGAATTGGTCTCTCTTATTTTctaagttttttttttaaccgGGCCAAGCCTTGTTGTTCGGGTGCCAAAACTCCTAGTCTACGGAGGGAAAAACGCCCccaaaaaacaaaagagccAAAAACCTACTGCAGAGAGTTTGTTTAACTCGAGAGCAGAAGcgttaaaaaaaaaagagttgaCAGCACGCGCCATCGCAACACAACAACGCCCCAATCTATCCACCGCCTCGATTCTGCCTCCACGCTACTCCTGCCTCTGACCTCATCATCCAGATtggtctcttcttcctctctgccCGGTCTAGATCCCAAGAGCTCTGCAATTGTTTTGCGTTTCCCCCACATAACGGTAGCCTTTTGCTTCCCCTCCCTTTGCACTGTCTGCGATATaattcatcgtcatcatgggGACGACTGTGACCAACATAACCGAGTCCAAGTCCCCTAAGCAATCATCCCCAACACGGCAAGGtaagccttcttctcctcttcccctttGCGGTTCCTGCATCGTCATACCTTCTCCTTGCACTCGCTGCTCCTACACCTTCGTCATCGCTACCACCTGCTCGGACCAAGTGCGACCTACGTCGTCACCGAACTCAATTGTCTGTTGTCCgcccagcatcaccaccatcactATCAATCACCTCtagcatctccatcaccgtcattgtcgtcatcgtcactctcttcttcccttgtcATTGACATTGGTCCTTACCCATTGCAATTGCCCCTACCCTTGCCTTTACCGTCGCCGTCACTGTCACCTCTTGTCGCCGACCGTCGACTTACAcatcatctgcttcaaaCAGGTTCCATCGCCAGTGCCAAGATCGACTCTCTTACCAAGTCGGACATTGCGTCTAATGCTCCGGCGACCAAGCCGCTTGCACCGCCGCCTCGACCAGGACAATCCCAACAAGGAACAAATACCCCCGAATACTTCGCGCCTCAGGTTACCGGAGGCTCCCTCAGCCTGGAGCCCAATCCGTTTGAACAGTCGTTTGGGGGAGGTGGCCCAGAAACGCCTGGAGGAACCAAACTGCCCAGCGTCGCAGCATTGACGTCTCcgtcttctctgctgccCGGTAGCAACGCGACTCCCTTCAACTGGGGTGGAGGCTCTTTGCGGACCGGCCCGCTCAGCCCAGCAATGCTTTCAGGCCCTACCGACTACTTCGGCGACACGCATCACCTCCGTGGCGGCTTCCCTACGCCAAACGAGTCTTCTCTGCGCACCGGACTGACACCGGGCGGGAGCGGGTCTATGTTCCCGGCTCCAAGTCCCAACTCTGCCCTTTTCGCACAGCTGgccagcggcggcgccaCTCCCAGCACCATCGACTTCCATCGAACGGCCCTGAGCGCTGCCGCAAAGCGTGAACAAGTCAACGGCCTGTCTCGAGTCCAACCATCGGCACCACAGCCCCAGCCCGTCACATCCCAACCCCAAGATATGACCTCGGTCCCTGTCATTCCTAAAGTCGAAGCTAAACCTGCATCCGGTCCCTTCGACCCCCACGACAACGACGCTGCCAACGGCCTTTATATGCTTGCTCAGGGAAGGAACGGAACTCAACCTACACCTCAATTCACCGTGACATCGGCACCCACTGCGCACGCCCACCCGGCCCCAGTGATCCCACCAAGCATGAACACGTCACCCCCTATGGCCTCTATCAAGGTAGATCCCCGACGAGGCGTCAGCGAGATGAGTAACGGGTCGGACGAAAGCGATCAGAAGCCCCAGACACGAGCtaagggcaagaagaacacCACAGCCACCAACGGCAGGAGGAAAGCCGACGAGGCGCCTGCTAAAGCGCCGCCTGCAAAGAAATCTAAGGCGAACAGCGGCGCAGCAAGCAGCAAcggtgacgaagatgaaCATTCTGATGACGATATGGATAAGTTTGACGacaatggaaatggaaagtCCAAGATGACGGACGAGGAGAAACGCAAGAACTTTTTGGAGCGCAACCGGTATGTATTACgtcttgccatcatcggctCTTGATTTCATCGACATATGCTAACAGAATCCGTTTAGTGTTGCTGCTCTCAAGTGTCGCCAGCGGAAGAAGCAATGGCTTGCAAACTTGCAGACCAAGGTTGAGATGTTTAGCAGTGAGAATGACGCCTTGACTCAACAGATTACTCAGCTTCGTGAAGAAGTTGTCAACCTCAAGACTCTCCTGCTTGCTCACAAAGATTGCCCTGTTACTCAGCAGCAAGGCCTTCACGGAGCCTTCATGTCACAGGTTGTTGAGCCTTTCAACCCTCAGATGAACCCTTATGGCATGGCAGCCCCGATGCCTGGCCAGCAAGTCATGGCTGGCCAAGGCGTTCAGCGGCGTTTTTCTTAGGATGATGTATTCCATGATAGGTCGCCACGCGAACCGCAAGAAGAGCGACAAGGTGATCATTCTTCACCTCATCCATAAGCGCATGGCATCATATACGCGGTCCACAGCTGAACGGAACGGAACGCATACAGTACACATTTCCCTTGTATAATAAAAGGGGGTCAAAGGCGAACGAATTTGGTGGAGGGAAATTCATGTTTCGGCTGGGTTGCCGGACAGACATTTCGAGGacgtgtcttttttttttatattcttatttttttttccggcCCTTTTCCACACCACTTGTGGTTGTAGGCAGTGCCTTGACCATTTCTTTCCGGGAATATTCCACCCCCCGGATCTTCTCTTCAcacttctctcttccccggTATTACTTTACAATGTACGTAAATAGTGGCAAGGCAAGGTATACACACATGAAAAGGTGTTGGACTTGGAAGGAAATCATGCAGAGTTTGAAGGCGTTTTGGGTGGTCTGGTACTCTTCAAGGGGATGATGTACTTGGTGTTTTACGGTTTGAATTGCAGGTACTCTGTAGCTAGAGAAAAAACGGCAGCTATATGATTACTTGGTTTTACAGCTAGCTAGTCAATGCATGAATGATGTGTGTGTTGTGCTTGTTAATACATGGTTGACATCAATTAttaatacgagtacagtcaaaagtgaagatgatgtcgttTTTCAGTTGACAGCTGTTACGCCATACTACTAGCTCCATTAGCCAATCAGACGCCGCATTGCTGAGACCGAGGGGGTGGGGTAGTGAATGACCCAAATTGGCTTAGCGCCTTGTCTTGGAAAACCATACCTCTTCGCTCATGGTCCCGAAAGTAAACACAACCAGGCAAAGAAAGAACACTTTGGCGGTCTCCCCGAACGAAACAGACTCGACTTCTCAACCCcggcaagaagcagcagtcGCATGCGCAATCATCGACAAACGGCTGGGCCCTGGCAGATTTTTGGAACCGCTTCGACGGAATTTTGCGTGCGATTGCGCTCGCGGCTTTGATGCGCTGGACGGGCGAAACGCGCGCAGGCATTTGACgcgacaaggctgagaaagCTGGACCTCTTTTCAACCCCCCAAAAAGGCACACGCGATATATTACTCGACGACAGACATATTTTTCAGCGCCGGTTactcgacgacgacatctccTCTACAGCTAGTTACTCGACGGCAACATCTTTTTTCACCGCCGGACTCTGGCACGAAATTCCCCCGCCTCGAGACGGCACCCTTTTACTCTCTCATGCGATCCATTCAGAGGAGCTTCCGCAGAAGCCATCCATGACGACAATCATTAGCCTTCGACAGCCGCTGGAACTTCTTAGCATGAGCGACCAGCCAGTGCGCCGATCAAAGCGCCAGCCGGGTTCGTTGGCCCATGACTCCAAAGAACaggaagacggaggagacAAGAGACTGATGCTGACGAGGAAAACAGCCGCCGACTATGAACAAGACGACGATTTTCAGTTTGTGCGGAAatcaaaaaaggcaaaaaccGCCGAGGAGCAGCCCGTAAATCTTCCCGTGAGGAAATCGAGAGGAAGGCCATCTGCGGCGGCCGTAGCAGCGAGGGAGCGGGCGGTGAGGGAGTCGattggcggcgatgaggacGTGGAGCTGATTGCGGCGGAGCCGGCCCGGAAGTCGACAGCGGCAGCGACGAAaaagtcttcttcatcacggcGAAAGGCGTCAAGTGACGCGGTCCAGGACGAGCCGCCCGCCAAGGCCTCAAAGAGGGGAACGAGGAAGAGCTCGCGAGTATCAAACGAAGATGCAGCactggaggaggagcagcagcctccgCCGCGGACCAATGGCTCTTCAACCAGCCAGAGCCGTAGCAAGAAGACGTCGAAGCCCAAGGCGCCACCACCGGTGACAcaggaggtggaggaggacatGTCAATAGTAGAGGAGACGGCGGAACGGCCAACCAAGATCGCGCTCCCAATGAGCGACACACCCATCATCAACCGCAACAAAGAGATGCGAAAGAAAGGAGGAAACGGCAGCCGGAGAAGCAGTCTGGGATCTCGTGGACGCAGAGCGAGCTCATTAATCGAGAGCGGGCAGACGGCTATTCCGCATCGCGAGGTTAGCACGTCTGCATTTTACAAGCACATCGAGGCGGATTTACTGGAACCGCGGcggatgaagcagctgctgatATGGTGCGGTGAACGAGCGCTGTCGGAGAAACCTCGCGGTACCTTGAACTCAGGAGCAGTGCTAGGAGGTAAGCACTTTTTCCATTGGTTTTAAAATCAGTGTTTATGATGGCAATCCCATTTTGCTAACTGATTTGTTACTAGCCCGTGCGATTCAAGACCAGCTGCTCAAAGACTTTGCGTCAAGATCCGACTTTTCAGACTGGTTCAACAGAGAGGACAAAGCACCAAAAGCACCAGTCATACTAAGGCCAAATCCCCGTAACATTGAGCTGGACGAGAAACTAGCAACGTTGCAGGCGAGAATCAAGAGGCAAGTCGCGTTTGGGTAATGCTTTCAACATGGAAACCAACTAACTCGGAGTTTAGActgcaagaagaaaagaaagcatgGCTAGCAATACGAAAACCACCGCCAGAGCAACCCCCTCTGTTCAcaccaaaagaaaaggaagcgGAAACAATCACACTGCCTGATTTCGACTTGTTAGACCCCGATGAAGGCAAAATAAGGGGCTTCCTCGTCGACGAAACCAACTCATTTGCAAGCATACGATCACAGACACAAGCACGGCTACGGAACATCCAATCGTCTCTCGAATTTGAAGTGGATCAATTAGCAGACAATGTTCATAAGCTGGAACAACGGGTCAAGGTCGCGGGCACGGAGGCCGACCGAGTTCTGAGTCTAAGCGCCGTGAGACTACGGGagcgagaagaaaaggagaggaagagggcagGAACCAAAGAGATGCCGATAATGGAGGTGTTGAGAAGCTTAAGCTTAATACTGCCCGAAGGAGGGGGTTGATGATTTTGTGGAAGttggaaaaagaagactTGTCCCCTTATCGCACTTTCCTGGCATTTTCATAAAGGCTCTGCTTCATTCATGATACCCTTCctgtctctcctccctcttttttGCCAACTCCTTGTACAAAAGGACCTGCAACATGGATTTGTGCCTTGATTATTTTAGTTtcccattttctttttttcatgaGACATACTGATGACGACACGAGGCGGCACGGCGCTCggtttgatttgatggatttTTTCATTCCGCCttccttttatttctttctctctctcctaTTTCCGTTTTGGTGGGGTGGTTTGGGTTTACACTTGATTGGGGTGATTGGGTACCGTTTGCTTGAATCAAATCCATACTTTTGATTTttacttcttctctctcataaAGCAAAGCTTGTTAGACTGGTGGCctgtgtttttgtttttgggaTGCAATTGGGGTGGGAATTATATACCGATTCGATTGGCAGAAAGGGGGATGAAAGCAAGTGCTGAGCTTTGGCTGATGGATAGCGAAGGAGGAAAAGCTGGATGAGGTGAGGAGGGATAGGGACAATACGGAGCGTGTATCTAGTCTTCCgcttctcccccttttgGAATGAGACAGGTAGTTGACCTGGTTTACTTGTCTGCCATTTTTGGTTTGCCGCGCTTCGGAAGATATTCTCCGTCGCTCTCTTCCGTCGCTTTCCTCCCCCACGTTCTGAAAATATGCCTCCGCGGCTTTTTTCCCCCTGTTCTAGAAAACATGTTCCCTCGTCGCTTATCGCTTTCTTTCCCGCGTTGAAGAAATACTTTCCTCCGCCGCTCTCTTCCCCGTGTTCTGGAAGATATTGTCGGCGTGCTTTTTGGTATTTCTCTGCCCTCTCGGGACGGATGAAACGATGGAGGGCATGCAGCCTTCCTATTTGAGATGCAGATGTGCTGCCGACccaacaaccaacagccTGCAACCAATAGCTAGAAGCAATATGGAAATGAGGGGGTCAAGCTGAAAAGACCAAAGCAAGGCTGAATCTTTCTTTGTCCCCGCTCGCCCGAGGAAGCCCAGCCTTTCGTCTCTCATGGCGATCTGTGTACATCAGATGCGGCATGGCAGCCATTGAGCGAATTGCACTGCTTAAACCGCACTTTGATCCGCTTCTGATAAAGGCTTGTTTGTCTCTCGGAGCTCTTGGGAGGGACGAAATACGGatcctctccctctctgcTACCAACCATGGCAGTAACTAATCTCCGCGAGAATCTTGGCCCTCTGACGACAACCTTTACTCCGCCAACCGACT
Above is a genomic segment from Trichoderma breve strain T069 chromosome 6, whole genome shotgun sequence containing:
- a CDS encoding aft1 HRR domain-containing protein; translated protein: MGTTVTNITESKSPKQSSPTRQGSIASAKIDSLTKSDIASNAPATKPLAPPPRPGQSQQGTNTPEYFAPQVTGGSLSLEPNPFEQSFGGGGPETPGGTKLPSVAALTSPSSLLPGPTDYFGDTHHLRGGFPTPNESSLRTGLTPGGSGSMFPAPSPNSALFAQLASGGATPSTIDFHRTALSAAAKREQVNGLSRVQPSAPQPQPVTSQPQDMTSVPVIPKVEAKPASGPFDPHDNDAANGLYMLAQGRNGTQPTPQFTVTSAPTAHAHPAPVIPPSMNTSPPMASIKVDPRRGVSEMSNGSDESDQKPQTRAKGKKNTTATNGRRKADEAPAKAPPAKKSKANSGAASSNGDEDEHSDDDMDKFDDNGNGKSKMTDEEKRKNFLERNRVAALKCRQRKKQWLANLQTKVEMFSSENDALTQQITQLREEVVNLKTLLLAHKDCPVTQQQGLHGAFMSQVVEPFNPQMNPYGMAAPMPGQQVMAGQGVQRRFS
- a CDS encoding mis12-Mtw1 protein family domain-containing protein is translated as MTTIISLRQPLELLSMSDQPVRRSKRQPAADYEQDDDFQFVRKSKKAKTAEEQPVNLPVRKSRGRPSAAAVAARERAVRESIGGDEDVELIAAEPARKSTAAATKKSSSSRRKASSDAVQDEPPAKASKRGTRKSSRVSNEDAALEEEQQPPPRTNGSSTSQSRSKKTSKPKAPPPVTQEVEEDMSIVEETAERPTKIALPMSDTPIINRNKEMRKKGGNGSRRSSLGSRGRRASSLIESGQTAIPHREVSTSAFYKHIEADLLEPRRMKQLLIWCGERALSEKPRGTLNSGAVLGARAIQDQLLKDFASRSDFSDWFNREDKAPKAPVILRPNPRNIELDEKLATLQARIKRLQEEKKAWLAIRKPPPEQPPLFTPKEKEAETITLPDFDLLDPDEGKIRGFLVDETNSFASIRSQTQARLRNIQSSLEFEVDQLADNVHKLEQRVKVAGTEADRVLSLSAVRLREREEKERKRAGTKEMPIMEVLRSLSLILPEGGG